Part of the Bacillus sp. N1-1 genome, ATTTTTACATATGGAATGAAAAAAGGTGCAGAACAGTTCGCCAGCGCGGAAATTGCCTGGGATACGCTCACCAATTTCGATGAATTATTAACATGTGCCGTAGAAACAGGTATGATTGAAGAAAGAGAGGTTCAATCACTGCTTCACTGGCGCGACAATCCATCCTCAAAAGAATGGTTGGAGCAGTTGAAAGATCTCTCCGTTTAGGAGGGCTAAGATGAGAAAAATGCAGGGAGAAGAGTTCGATTCACTCGTATCCTTTTTTGATGATATGGCACGAACAAAGTGGCTTGGTGCCGTTCATGATGAATTAAAACAAGCTTCAGGTTCATGGGAAGAAAAATCCGTACTCGATGTAGGGTGTGGAACAGGGAGACTTCTTCTTCGTGGTGTTGAGGAAGCGAGCATGCTGACAGGTGTTGATCTATCATCTGAAATGGTTAAAGCAAGCAAACAAAACTTCTTCTTTTTAAATCGATCAAATAAAAGTCATTTTTCTGAAGGAGACGCATGCAACCTTACGTTTGAGGATGACACGTTTGATTTGTCTCTATCAACGTGCGTCATGTTTCTTTTACCTGAGCCTGAAGCAGGCATGAAAGAGATGATTCGCGTAACAAAAGAAGGCGGGAAGGTTGTGATGTTAAATCCGTCTTTACAAATGGACCAAATGGCAGCTTTCTCATATGCAAAAAAGCATAACATGAGCGGTTTTGAACAAACTTCTTTGCTAAAATGGTCGAATGTTTCAACGAAAAGGCACCGCTACTCACCAAATCAGTTAAGTGAAAAGCTAAAAGGTCTAGGTGCGAAGGAAACAAAACATGTTGAAGTACTAGATGGTTTAGCCATTATTACAGTTGCATCGTTATAAAAAAGGTTCCCGCTAAATTTAGCGGGAACCTTTTTCGTTACTTCTTCATCCTAAAAACAAGATCTTGATCAGGTGTAACATATAACGTATTTTGCTGATCATATGTCACAAATCCGGGTTTTGCACCATTTGGTTTTTTAACGTGACGCACTTCCGTGTAATCAACTGGAACAGAACCAGACTCACGTGCTTTACTGAAGTAGGCAGCGAGATTAGCTGCTTCAAGTAGCGTTTCCTCTGTATATTCCTTACTTCGAATCACAACGTGTGATCCAGGAATATCTTTCGTATGAAGCCACGTTTCGCTTCGGGCGGCCAACTTATTTGTTAAATACTCATTTTGTTTATTATTCTTCCCAACAAGAATTTCGGTACCGTCAGAAGAAAGATAAACATCAAGCTGAGGTTTTGTTGGCTTTGATTTTTTCTTTTTGCGTCGCTTCTTAATGTAACCTTCTTCTTCAAGCTCTTCCCGAATTTCCTCGATATCTCGAGGTGAAGCAGAAGTTAGCTGCTGAATGAGCTGTTCAAGGTAAGCAATTTCTTGATGAGCCATCGTAATCTGCTCTTCAAGAACGGAAATGGAATTTTTTGCTTTGCTGTATCGCTTGAAATAAGCTTGAGCGTTCTCAGACGGCGTTTTTTGTGGATTCAGTTCGATATGAACTGTTCCACCATCTTCATCATAATAGTTTTGAATTTCTACTTGTTTATCGCCTCGTTTTACTACATGCATATTTGCTGTTAACAGCTCGCCAAGCAGTTGATAAGTGTCAGCCTCCTGGGCTTGTTCGATCGTACGTGATAGCTTCTTAATTTTTTTCTCGTTTTTCTTTAATTCATTTGATAGAAAACGTTCGAGATCATTTGACTGCTGTTTAACACGATCACGATCGGCTTTCCCATAATAGAAACGGTCGAGCAGTTCACTAGCGGAGTCAAATGCTCTTTTTTCCCCAGCTAAGTGGGTAAGCTCAACAACTGAAAAGAACTCTTTTGAACTTGTCACCATTTGCGGCGCGTAGTCGTGGTGCTCTAGTTTTTGAAAAACAGCGAAGAAAGCTTCAGGTAGCGTTGAGCGATTTGCAAGGCCAGCTCTATGAATCACTTCATTTGCGATGAGAGGTGAAACTCCACCAAAAGCTTGCACGAGCTGCTGGCTCAATTTCCCGGCGTTAAAATCGATTTGCCTTAGAAAATCATCTCTTGTTAAACCAAATGGCGAAACTTTGTTTTGCGCAGGGGGAGCGATATAATCCTGCCCCGGAAGTACCGTTCGATGTCTGTTTACAGACGGAGAAAGGTGCTTAATGCTATCTAAAATCATGTTCGATTCATTTAATAGAATCACGTTACTATGGCGCCCCATAATTTCAGCAACTAATGTTCTAGTCGTTAAATCGCCAAGATCATTTCGTGCTTTAAACGTAATGTGGATGATTCGTTCATTTTCAATTTGTTTAATTTCTTCCACAATACTACCTTCTAAGTGCTTACGAAGCAGCATGCAGAACATTGGTGGTTCTTTTGGATTCGCATAAGATTCCTGCGTAATTTGAATTCTTGCATAAGATGGATTAGCTGATAAAAGCAGCTGATGGTTTTTCCCACCAGAACGAATCACAAGTAATAAATCAGTCGCATAGGGCTGATAGATTTTTGTGACGCGCCCACCTTTTAGTTGTTCATTCGTTTCATGTGCAACGGCTCTCATTACCATACCGTCAAAAGACATATCGTTCACCTACATTCCTATCACTAGACATTATTCTTAGTATAGCATTTTTTTGAGCTTGTCTGAATATAGTTGAATTATTAGCGACATTACGTGCAGGATCGGGGTGTAGATCATGAACTGGTATAACATGACAAAGGGAGAAGTTGTTGAGGAATTGGAGACAAGCGAGGGGGGAATTAGTTCCGATGAAGTAGAGAGAAGAAGAAAAGTTTTTGGACTAAATCAATTAGATGAAGCAGAACGACCATCGATGATCTTGATGTTTTTAGCCCAATTCAAAGACTTTATGGTCGTCGTCCTCCTGGCGGCTACGCTTATATCGGGATTACTTGGAGAGTATCTTGATGCGATCGCCATTATCCTAATCATCCTAATGAACGGGATCCTTGGCTTTGTACAAGAACGAAAAGCAGAAAAATCCCTCCAGGCATTAAAACAGTTATCATCGCCAAAGATGAAGGTGCTTCGTGATGGTGATTGGACGACCATACCTGCATTAGAAGCGGTTGTAGGGGATATTGTTCGAATTGAAAGCGGAGACCGGATTGGGGCTGATTTACGCCTATTTACTTGTCAGGGGTTACAAATTGAAGAATCAGCGCTTACCGGGGAATCACTACCTGTAAACAAGCATCCAGAGGCGATACGAGATGAACAACCTGGCCCTGGTGATCAGCAAAACATGGGTTTTATGGGAACACTTGTAACGAAAGGAAAAGGCGTTGGAGTCGTGACAGCAACTGGGATGAAAACAGAGATGGGAAAAATCGCTCACCTCATTCAATCCGCTGATACGATGGAAACGCCTCTTCAAAATCGATTAGAGCAGTTAGGTAAAGTGCTAATAGCTGCAGCCCTTCTTTTAACGGCACTAGTTGTCGTGCTAGGGATTATTCAGGGACGCGATGTCTATAGCATGTTTTTAGCTGGTGTATCCCTCGCTGTCGCAGCCATCCCTGAAGGCTTGCCTGCAATCGTTACAATTGCCCTTGCGATCGGCATGCAAAAAATGAGTAAACGAAAAGCCATTGTTCGAAAACTTCCATCTGTAGAAACATTAGGATGTGCGACCGTTATTTGTTCAGATAAGACCGGTACACTTACACAAAACAAAATGATGGTTACAAAGCTGTGGGCAGGCGGAGAGACGTGGGATGTTACCGGGTCTGGCTACTCTCCTTATGGCGACTTCTTTAAAGGCAATACACGCGTTTATTCTGATGAGGAACGCTCGCTGAAGCAGCTCCTTACTTTTGGATTACTATGTAGCAATGCGAGAGTGATGGAAAAAAGCGGCGAATACGTTCTTGACGGTGATCCAACGGAAGGGGCACTCGTTGCCGCAGCAATGAAGGCCGGATTAACGGAAGATGTGAGGGAAGAAGAATTTACAATCATCCAGGAATTCCCTTTTGACTCCAACCGAAAAATGATGAGCATAGTAGTTGAAGATTCAGTTGGAAAACGGTACGTGATCGCAAAAGGTGCACCTGATATTGTTCTTAAGCAGTGTGAATCGGTGTTATGGAGTGAGAAAAAAGCGCCGCTTCGCAAAAGCTATGAAAGAGAAATTCAGGAGCAGTTAAATGCATTTGGTGAATTAGCTCTAAGAACGATCGCCGTAGCTTTTAAACCGATCCAAAATGAAGACAATATGCTTCATAGCGTACAAGCTGAATCTCGCTTAACCTTTGTTGGATTAGAGGGAATGATCGATCCGCCACGTGAAGAAGTGAAGCAGGCTGTAGCTGATTGTAAAACCGCCGGGATCAAGACGATTATGATTACTGGTGATCATGTGACAACAGCTAAAGCGATTGCCCATAATTTAGGGATTCTACCTGAGCGTGGCAAAGTTATGGAAGGAAGTAAGCTCTCTTCCTTGAGCGTAGAAGAACTTGAAAATCAAGTAGAAGACATATACGTGTTTGCGCGTGTATCGCCAGAACACAAATTAAAAATTGTTAAAGCTCTTCAAAATAGAGGTCACATCGTCGCGATGACAGGAGATGGGGTGAATGATGCCCCTGCGATTAAAGCTTCCAATATCGGTATTTCAATGGGAGTGACTGGGACAGACGTAGCAAAAGAATCATCATCGCTCATATTAAGCGACGACAATTTTACAACGATCAGAGCGGCAGTAGAAGAAGGGCGAAACATCTATGAAAATATTCGAAAATTCATTCGCTATATGCTGGCCTCAAACGTTGGCGAAATTCTTGTCATGCTTTTTGCGATATTACTGATGCTGCCCCTTCCGCTCGTACCGATTCAAATTCTTTGGGTCAATCTCGTGACGGATGGGCTGCCAGCAATGGCGCTTGGGCTTGACCCTGCAGAGGGTAATGTGATGAGGCGAGATCCGCGTAAGCCAAAAGAAGGTGTTTTTGCTAGAGGATTAGGATGGAAAATCATCTCTCGCGGTATCATGATAGGAGCCTGTACACTTGCTGCCTTTATGATTTGCTATAGTGAAAATCCGAATGATCTTGTTCAGGCACAAACTGTTGCTTTCTCTACACTCGTGCTCGCTCAATTGATTCATGTGTTTGACTGTCGAAGTGAACGATCGATCTTTCATCGTAACCCTTTTGAGAATAAGGCTCTTGTCCTTGCGGTACTATCTTCGGTTGGGTTACTGCTCGCAGTCATCTATTATGAACCTCTTCAACCGATTTTCCATACAACTTATTTATCGATGAGAGAATGGATGCTTATATTAGTCTTCTCTAGCATTCCAACGTTCCTATTAGCAGGTACAACCTTTTTTAAAAGACAACGCCGCAGAGGGTAATTACCCTCTGTTTTTTCTATTCCAGATTAATAGTAAGAAAGAGATATTCCTTTGTTTCAGTTTGATGAAGTGGTACAATTGGATAGAATAGCTATTGGATGTGATAATATGGTTAAGAGTATGACCGGATTTGGGAGAGCATCGCATGAGGGCGAGGATGTTCAAATAACGGTAGAAATAAAATCCGTTAACCATCGTTACTTCGATGGTACATTTCGCATGCCAAAAGCGCTCCTTCATCTCGAAGGTAGAATGAAGAAGGCCATTCAGCGCACGATTGTGCGCGGGAAAGTGGAACTTTATTTAACCATTGATGGAGCTGGTTTTCGATCATCGGACGTAAAGGTGGATTGGAATCTGCTCGACCAATACATAACGATTTTAAAACAAGCCTCCGAACGTTACGAATTGCAAGAAGATTTGTCTGCCTCTAAGCTTTTAAACATGGATGTCTATCAAGTGACAGAGAAAGAACAAAATATCAATCAGCTAGAGGATGAGATTTTTGCCACAATGAATTTAGCGGTCGCTCGACTTGTTGAAA contains:
- a CDS encoding calcium-translocating P-type ATPase, SERCA-type; translation: MNWYNMTKGEVVEELETSEGGISSDEVERRRKVFGLNQLDEAERPSMILMFLAQFKDFMVVVLLAATLISGLLGEYLDAIAIILIILMNGILGFVQERKAEKSLQALKQLSSPKMKVLRDGDWTTIPALEAVVGDIVRIESGDRIGADLRLFTCQGLQIEESALTGESLPVNKHPEAIRDEQPGPGDQQNMGFMGTLVTKGKGVGVVTATGMKTEMGKIAHLIQSADTMETPLQNRLEQLGKVLIAAALLLTALVVVLGIIQGRDVYSMFLAGVSLAVAAIPEGLPAIVTIALAIGMQKMSKRKAIVRKLPSVETLGCATVICSDKTGTLTQNKMMVTKLWAGGETWDVTGSGYSPYGDFFKGNTRVYSDEERSLKQLLTFGLLCSNARVMEKSGEYVLDGDPTEGALVAAAMKAGLTEDVREEEFTIIQEFPFDSNRKMMSIVVEDSVGKRYVIAKGAPDIVLKQCESVLWSEKKAPLRKSYEREIQEQLNAFGELALRTIAVAFKPIQNEDNMLHSVQAESRLTFVGLEGMIDPPREEVKQAVADCKTAGIKTIMITGDHVTTAKAIAHNLGILPERGKVMEGSKLSSLSVEELENQVEDIYVFARVSPEHKLKIVKALQNRGHIVAMTGDGVNDAPAIKASNIGISMGVTGTDVAKESSSLILSDDNFTTIRAAVEEGRNIYENIRKFIRYMLASNVGEILVMLFAILLMLPLPLVPIQILWVNLVTDGLPAMALGLDPAEGNVMRRDPRKPKEGVFARGLGWKIISRGIMIGACTLAAFMICYSENPNDLVQAQTVAFSTLVLAQLIHVFDCRSERSIFHRNPFENKALVLAVLSSVGLLLAVIYYEPLQPIFHTTYLSMREWMLILVFSSIPTFLLAGTTFFKRQRRRG
- a CDS encoding class I SAM-dependent methyltransferase, encoding MRKMQGEEFDSLVSFFDDMARTKWLGAVHDELKQASGSWEEKSVLDVGCGTGRLLLRGVEEASMLTGVDLSSEMVKASKQNFFFLNRSNKSHFSEGDACNLTFEDDTFDLSLSTCVMFLLPEPEAGMKEMIRVTKEGGKVVMLNPSLQMDQMAAFSYAKKHNMSGFEQTSLLKWSNVSTKRHRYSPNQLSEKLKGLGAKETKHVEVLDGLAIITVASL
- a CDS encoding NFACT RNA binding domain-containing protein, yielding MSFDGMVMRAVAHETNEQLKGGRVTKIYQPYATDLLLVIRSGGKNHQLLLSANPSYARIQITQESYANPKEPPMFCMLLRKHLEGSIVEEIKQIENERIIHITFKARNDLGDLTTRTLVAEIMGRHSNVILLNESNMILDSIKHLSPSVNRHRTVLPGQDYIAPPAQNKVSPFGLTRDDFLRQIDFNAGKLSQQLVQAFGGVSPLIANEVIHRAGLANRSTLPEAFFAVFQKLEHHDYAPQMVTSSKEFFSVVELTHLAGEKRAFDSASELLDRFYYGKADRDRVKQQSNDLERFLSNELKKNEKKIKKLSRTIEQAQEADTYQLLGELLTANMHVVKRGDKQVEIQNYYDEDGGTVHIELNPQKTPSENAQAYFKRYSKAKNSISVLEEQITMAHQEIAYLEQLIQQLTSASPRDIEEIREELEEEGYIKKRRKKKKSKPTKPQLDVYLSSDGTEILVGKNNKQNEYLTNKLAARSETWLHTKDIPGSHVVIRSKEYTEETLLEAANLAAYFSKARESGSVPVDYTEVRHVKKPNGAKPGFVTYDQQNTLYVTPDQDLVFRMKK